One window of the Conexibacter sp. SYSU D00693 genome contains the following:
- a CDS encoding glycosyltransferase family 4 protein, with protein MRVLRLSLHVDWRAVQPPPEGAARAQVGGQAAQVARLTEALDRLGVQQAIVTGPVAGAPLSGRLAGATVQAVGPGGVPGVHRRTAAWGAAALRAVAAAGRRADVVHVHADGIAEPLALAALVPAVARRPVVLTLHCSAQATYVPVSRKDEAVQVVTRWAERRALGAAARTLVLTERTRAKLAAQGDVEVHPDAVDARAITERAQAGRSGAVHERLGLPAEVPLVVYVGRLSPEKGCGDLPALSDAIAGTGAVVAAVGDGPMAGELRSAAQERPGRLLLTGALASEQVHQLLGAADVLVLPSRHEELGSVLLEAQAAGLACVTADAGGTREAVQEGTTGLVVPRGDPAALAHAVRAVLADDGLRARARVAGPRWVAERFDVAVAARRTLQVYEAVVR; from the coding sequence GTGCGCGTGCTCCGCCTCAGCCTCCACGTCGACTGGCGCGCGGTGCAGCCGCCGCCCGAGGGTGCCGCGCGGGCGCAGGTGGGCGGTCAGGCGGCGCAGGTCGCGCGGCTGACGGAGGCGCTGGACCGCCTCGGCGTCCAGCAGGCGATCGTCACGGGGCCGGTCGCGGGCGCGCCGCTCAGCGGCCGGCTCGCCGGCGCCACGGTCCAGGCGGTGGGGCCGGGCGGGGTCCCGGGGGTCCACCGGCGCACGGCGGCGTGGGGGGCTGCCGCTCTGCGGGCCGTCGCGGCCGCGGGACGCCGCGCCGACGTCGTCCACGTGCACGCCGACGGCATCGCCGAGCCGCTGGCGCTCGCGGCGCTCGTCCCGGCGGTCGCCCGCCGGCCGGTCGTCCTCACGCTGCACTGCTCGGCCCAGGCGACGTACGTGCCCGTCAGCCGAAAGGACGAGGCGGTGCAGGTCGTGACGCGGTGGGCCGAGCGGCGCGCGCTCGGCGCAGCGGCGCGCACGCTCGTCCTCACCGAGCGCACACGGGCGAAGCTCGCCGCCCAGGGCGACGTGGAGGTCCATCCCGACGCCGTCGACGCCCGCGCCATCACCGAGCGCGCACAGGCGGGGCGCTCCGGGGCGGTCCACGAGCGGCTCGGGCTGCCGGCCGAGGTCCCGCTGGTGGTCTACGTCGGCCGGCTGTCGCCCGAGAAGGGCTGTGGCGACCTCCCCGCCCTCAGCGACGCGATCGCCGGGACGGGCGCGGTGGTCGCCGCGGTCGGCGACGGGCCGATGGCCGGGGAGCTGCGCTCGGCGGCGCAGGAGCGCCCCGGCCGACTGCTGCTCACGGGCGCGCTCGCCTCCGAGCAGGTGCATCAGCTGCTCGGTGCGGCCGACGTGCTGGTCCTGCCCTCGCGCCACGAGGAGCTCGGGAGCGTCCTGCTCGAGGCGCAGGCCGCCGGCTTGGCCTGCGTCACCGCGGACGCCGGCGGGACGCGCGAGGCCGTGCAGGAGGGCACGACGGGGCTCGTCGTCCCGCGCGGCGACCCGGCCGCGCTGGCCCACGCCGTGCGCGCGGTGCTCGCCGACGACGGCCTGCGGGCCCGCGCCCGCGTCGCCGGTCCGCGCTGGGTCGCCGAGCGCTTCGACGTCGCCGTCGCCGCCCGCCGCACCCTGCAGGTCTACGAGGCCGTCGTGCGATGA
- a CDS encoding glycosyltransferase: MRLTVLVDHFPALSETFVLNEILSLRRIGHNAVVETAVWAQARAECPDDLPIHAWEDDGRLAQVRDLAWLVARRPLRCLADLRERRRWAREEPVRPLRVLAPAIRRIHRRETEHVHAHFAAGVALDALRINQLIGLPYSVTAHAYEIYRSPANLGEKLQRATLATGECEYSVRDLRTAAGPEAARHVHVVAMGVDHERFRRTTPLPGGKTVLAVGRLVEKKGTRHLLDALPALLERHPDACVVLLGDGPLREPLEAQARTLGVQDAVTFLGARTASGVRDALEEADVLAFPSVYLDDGDRDVLPLVLAEALAMELPVVASDMVGIPEVIRPPWGRLVAPGEPAPLADALAEVLALGPEERAAAGAEGRRFVVATRDLLDAARRLEQLIAAPTDPPPLPAAPPLQTTQVR, translated from the coding sequence GTGCGGCTGACCGTCCTCGTCGACCACTTCCCGGCGCTCTCCGAGACCTTCGTGCTCAACGAGATCCTGTCGCTGCGGCGGATCGGGCACAACGCGGTCGTCGAGACGGCGGTGTGGGCGCAGGCCCGCGCGGAGTGCCCCGACGACCTCCCGATCCACGCGTGGGAGGACGACGGCCGCCTCGCGCAGGTGCGCGACCTCGCCTGGCTCGTCGCGCGCCGGCCGCTGCGCTGTCTGGCGGACCTGCGTGAGCGCCGCCGGTGGGCGCGCGAGGAGCCCGTGCGGCCGCTGCGCGTGCTGGCCCCGGCGATCCGCCGCATCCACCGGCGCGAGACGGAGCACGTGCACGCGCACTTCGCGGCCGGGGTCGCTCTGGACGCCCTGCGCATCAACCAGCTGATCGGCCTGCCGTACTCGGTGACCGCCCACGCCTACGAGATCTATCGCTCGCCGGCGAACCTCGGCGAGAAGCTCCAGCGGGCGACGCTGGCCACGGGGGAGTGCGAGTACTCGGTGCGCGACCTGCGGACAGCCGCGGGTCCTGAGGCAGCGCGCCACGTGCACGTCGTGGCGATGGGGGTCGACCACGAGCGCTTTCGCCGCACGACGCCGCTGCCGGGCGGCAAGACCGTCCTCGCCGTCGGCCGGCTGGTCGAGAAGAAGGGCACCCGCCACCTGCTCGACGCGCTGCCGGCGCTGCTCGAGCGCCACCCCGACGCGTGCGTGGTGCTGCTCGGCGACGGGCCGCTGCGCGAGCCGCTCGAGGCGCAGGCCCGCACGCTGGGCGTGCAGGACGCCGTCACCTTCCTCGGCGCCCGCACCGCCTCCGGCGTGCGCGACGCGCTCGAGGAGGCCGACGTGCTGGCCTTCCCGTCGGTCTACCTCGACGACGGCGACCGCGACGTGCTGCCGCTCGTGCTCGCCGAGGCGCTGGCGATGGAGCTGCCCGTGGTGGCCAGCGACATGGTCGGCATCCCCGAGGTCATCCGCCCGCCGTGGGGCCGGCTCGTGGCGCCGGGCGAGCCGGCGCCCCTGGCCGACGCGCTGGCCGAGGTGCTGGCGCTCGGACCCGAGGAGCGGGCGGCCGCGGGCGCCGAGGGACGCCGGTTCGTGGTGGCCACGCGCGACCTGCTCGACGCCGCCCGCCGCCTGGAGCAGCTCATCGCCGCGCCCACCGACCCGCCGCCGCTGCCCGCGGCACCGCCGCTTCAGACGACCCAGGTGCGGTAG
- a CDS encoding glycosyltransferase family 2 protein: protein MPPVASVVFATHNRAERLRALLRSLEEQTVPTDQFEVVVVDDGSSDHTAEVLADAEARGVLQLTAIRLQPGRGPAVARNAGWRAASTPFVAFTDDDCVATPVWLEAGLRAWDGDAERVVQGRTDPIPSELDREGPFTRTLRVRSLGPFFQTCNVMYPRALLERVGGFDEETFSVPGGEDCDLARRCFDTGAHAVFADDARVQHAVHELGPVAKLKVAWRWSETMRLYARHPAMRETLTYKVFWKKSHYLLVRALIGLVLPKRMRLLRAWCLAPIAPAYLERAQVEGQGKVWSAPYFLVHDAVELAAAVRGGVRYRTWVV from the coding sequence GTGCCGCCCGTCGCCTCCGTCGTGTTCGCCACCCACAACCGCGCCGAGCGGCTGCGGGCGCTGCTGCGCTCCCTCGAGGAGCAGACCGTCCCGACCGACCAGTTCGAGGTCGTCGTCGTCGACGACGGCTCGAGCGACCACACGGCCGAGGTCCTCGCCGATGCCGAGGCCCGCGGCGTCCTCCAGCTCACCGCGATCCGCTTGCAGCCGGGCCGTGGCCCGGCCGTCGCGCGCAACGCCGGCTGGCGGGCCGCGAGCACCCCGTTCGTCGCGTTCACCGACGACGACTGCGTCGCCACGCCCGTGTGGCTCGAGGCCGGCCTGCGCGCGTGGGACGGCGACGCCGAGCGCGTCGTGCAGGGGCGCACGGACCCGATCCCGTCAGAGCTCGACCGCGAGGGGCCCTTCACGCGCACGCTCCGGGTGCGCTCCCTCGGGCCGTTCTTCCAGACGTGCAACGTCATGTACCCGCGCGCGCTGCTCGAGCGGGTCGGCGGCTTCGACGAGGAGACGTTCTCCGTGCCGGGTGGCGAGGACTGCGACCTCGCCCGCCGCTGCTTCGACACCGGCGCCCACGCCGTGTTCGCCGACGACGCGCGCGTGCAGCACGCGGTGCACGAGCTGGGGCCGGTGGCCAAGCTCAAGGTCGCCTGGCGCTGGTCGGAGACGATGCGCCTCTACGCGCGCCATCCGGCGATGCGCGAGACGCTCACCTACAAGGTCTTCTGGAAGAAGTCGCACTACCTGCTCGTGCGCGCCCTGATCGGCCTGGTGCTGCCCAAGCGCATGCGTCTGCTGCGGGCCTGGTGCCTGGCGCCCATCGCACCGGCGTACCTCGAGCGCGCGCAGGTCGAGGGCCAGGGCAAGGTCTGGAGCGCGCCGTACTTCCTGGTGCACGACGCCGTCGAGCTCGCCGCGGCGGTCCGCGGCGGCGTGCGCTACCGCACCTGGGTCGTCTGA
- a CDS encoding O-antigen ligase family protein has protein sequence MFASAVHRARALSPGESVAVAACALFVVVMVAALAGRGPGALLYAVVLPLAAWAVASTRERPMTPVESQALGLSGLVAGAVAFAVLADSFALYLALAPIVLVAGVAIVRFPVPSILLTFVFTGVFGTFQAYIGLPSAAFVDLLLACLWGGTIVAWLAGARHHAAWLWPGIVAFAIYIVITGFGVLMADIPRVGLESFRASTWYMAAALLIAFSPLTERQRGLILRGILVVALAVGSYASLRWVIGPSGAEQEFAYLSFNNFLDGELRTIGSFPTAKQLAAWTATVVPFLFAASLGLRGAWRLVAIAAVGACTIGMLAPDVRAAPAAAVPGCALVLVLFAASPAFGVRRIAITLVAAALAVGGAVGGFALTLGDKSDTGNRYEAILNPTSDASYQARLFKWDKALSDIDDHPLGHGMGTAGRSQSFFGRFYNIASFDIDNSYLKVGYEQGTAIMVFFGLSMLLMLLGLSRRAAASRRVAAALPMMGAAGSLLAIAILYFVGTYIEDLNALTGWIIVGLGLAAATWRVAPDEPETA, from the coding sequence ATGTTCGCCTCCGCCGTCCACCGCGCACGAGCGCTGTCGCCCGGCGAGAGCGTCGCCGTCGCCGCCTGCGCCCTGTTCGTGGTGGTCATGGTCGCGGCCCTCGCGGGCCGTGGACCAGGGGCGCTGCTCTACGCGGTTGTGCTGCCGCTGGCGGCCTGGGCGGTGGCCTCGACGCGCGAGCGGCCGATGACGCCGGTCGAGTCCCAGGCGCTCGGCCTCTCCGGTCTCGTCGCCGGCGCGGTGGCGTTCGCCGTCCTCGCCGACAGCTTCGCGCTGTACCTGGCGCTGGCGCCGATCGTGCTGGTCGCCGGCGTCGCGATCGTCCGCTTCCCGGTCCCGTCGATCCTGCTGACCTTCGTGTTCACCGGGGTGTTCGGGACCTTCCAGGCCTACATCGGGCTGCCCAGTGCCGCGTTCGTCGACCTGCTGCTCGCCTGCCTCTGGGGCGGCACGATCGTCGCCTGGCTCGCCGGCGCCCGCCACCACGCCGCGTGGCTGTGGCCCGGGATCGTCGCCTTCGCCATCTACATCGTGATCACGGGCTTCGGCGTGCTGATGGCCGACATCCCGCGCGTCGGCCTCGAGAGCTTCCGCGCCTCCACCTGGTACATGGCGGCGGCCCTGCTCATCGCCTTCTCGCCGCTCACCGAGCGCCAGCGCGGCCTCATCCTCCGCGGCATCCTGGTGGTCGCGCTCGCCGTCGGCAGCTACGCGAGCCTGCGCTGGGTCATCGGTCCCTCGGGCGCCGAGCAGGAGTTCGCCTACCTCTCCTTCAACAACTTCCTGGACGGCGAGCTGCGCACCATCGGCTCCTTCCCGACCGCCAAGCAGCTCGCGGCGTGGACGGCCACCGTCGTGCCGTTCCTCTTCGCCGCGTCGCTCGGGCTGCGCGGCGCCTGGCGGCTGGTCGCCATCGCCGCGGTGGGTGCCTGCACGATCGGCATGCTCGCGCCGGACGTCCGCGCCGCGCCGGCGGCCGCCGTGCCCGGGTGCGCGCTCGTGCTCGTCCTCTTCGCCGCCTCGCCGGCCTTCGGCGTGCGGCGCATCGCGATCACGCTCGTCGCCGCGGCGCTCGCCGTCGGCGGCGCGGTCGGGGGGTTCGCCCTGACGCTCGGCGACAAGTCCGACACGGGCAACCGCTACGAGGCGATCCTGAACCCGACGTCCGACGCGAGCTACCAGGCGCGCCTGTTCAAGTGGGACAAGGCCCTGTCGGACATCGACGACCACCCGCTGGGGCACGGCATGGGGACCGCGGGACGTTCGCAGTCGTTCTTCGGGCGCTTCTACAACATCGCCTCCTTCGACATCGACAACAGCTACCTGAAGGTCGGCTACGAGCAGGGCACGGCGATCATGGTCTTCTTCGGCCTGTCGATGCTGCTGATGCTCCTCGGGCTGTCGCGAAGAGCCGCGGCATCGCGCAGGGTGGCGGCCGCGCTGCCGATGATGGGTGCGGCCGGGTCCCTGCTGGCCATCGCGATCCTGTACTTCGTCGGGACCTACATCGAGGACCTGAACGCCCTCACGGGGTGGATCATCGTCGGCCTCGGCCTGGCGGCTGCGACCTGGCGCGTGGCGCCGGACGAGCCCGAGACCGCCTAG
- a CDS encoding glycosyltransferase family 4 protein gives MRQLFVVHGPVYGGGQGQFLRLQDPMARRGWELCGVVPTGAPAAERLRSEGMPVLETPLHRLRRTTDPRTHAALALTMAPEVRALRRIIREHDADVVQVHGDTNPHGAIAAALEGRAVVWQLYDTVTPPPARRLTMPFVTRVADVITTWGEALGRSHPGTDTLGERWIPVFPPVDGRRFAPDPQRRAAARRALGVGEDDVVVGTVGNRNPTKGHQHLVEAVRLASAREPRIVGRILGQPSPVHEAYEAQLQAAAGALGDRVRIEDPGRRVPDLVPGFDVFCLSSVPRSEGMPTVILEAMAAGVPVLSTDVGAVRELVADGETGIVVEPERPELLAEHLVALAGDEARRRQLGEAGRRRYAEHFDLEVLADRHVAAYELAVRHRRGRRRLSRAARRR, from the coding sequence GTGCGCCAGCTCTTCGTCGTCCACGGCCCCGTCTACGGCGGCGGGCAGGGGCAGTTCCTGCGCCTGCAGGACCCGATGGCCCGGCGCGGGTGGGAGCTGTGCGGCGTGGTGCCCACGGGCGCGCCGGCCGCCGAGCGCCTGCGCAGCGAGGGCATGCCCGTGCTCGAGACGCCGCTGCACCGCCTGCGCCGGACGACCGACCCGCGCACCCACGCTGCGCTCGCCCTCACCATGGCGCCCGAGGTCCGTGCGCTGCGGCGGATCATCCGCGAGCACGACGCCGACGTCGTGCAGGTCCACGGCGACACGAACCCGCACGGCGCGATCGCCGCGGCCCTGGAAGGGCGCGCCGTCGTCTGGCAGCTCTACGACACGGTCACGCCGCCGCCCGCGCGGCGCCTGACCATGCCGTTCGTCACGCGCGTGGCGGACGTCATCACCACCTGGGGCGAGGCCCTGGGCCGGTCGCACCCGGGGACCGACACGCTCGGCGAGCGCTGGATCCCCGTCTTCCCCCCGGTCGACGGGCGACGCTTCGCCCCCGATCCGCAGCGGCGGGCCGCGGCGCGCCGGGCGCTGGGCGTGGGGGAGGACGACGTCGTCGTCGGGACGGTCGGCAACCGCAACCCGACCAAGGGCCACCAGCACCTGGTCGAGGCCGTGCGCCTCGCCAGCGCCCGCGAGCCGCGCATCGTTGGACGGATCCTCGGCCAGCCGTCGCCCGTCCACGAGGCCTACGAGGCGCAGCTGCAGGCGGCTGCCGGCGCCCTCGGCGACCGCGTGCGCATCGAGGACCCGGGCCGGCGGGTGCCCGACCTCGTCCCCGGGTTCGACGTCTTCTGCCTGTCGTCCGTGCCGCGGTCGGAGGGGATGCCGACGGTCATCCTCGAGGCCATGGCCGCCGGCGTGCCGGTGCTCAGCACGGACGTGGGAGCGGTGCGCGAGCTCGTCGCCGACGGCGAGACGGGGATCGTCGTGGAGCCCGAGCGCCCGGAGCTGCTGGCCGAGCACCTGGTGGCGCTGGCGGGCGACGAGGCGCGGCGCCGGCAGCTCGGCGAGGCCGGTCGCCGGCGCTACGCCGAGCACTTCGACCTCGAGGTCCTCGCCGACCGCCACGTGGCGGCCTACGAGCTGGCGGTACGCCACCGCCGGGGACGGCGCCGGCTCAGCCGCGCCGCGCGGCGCCGCTGA
- a CDS encoding glycosyltransferase family 4 protein yields MPARAPRVLHVSHSAQPGGSNEVLKATLRGQPADAASRCVFLQDGPERDRVRELGVPADVVEAGRAQELWRVPGVVARLAGAVRRHRAELVVAHVSKAQVYAGPAARLCGVPSVWWQHEHLGLARPLQAAAGRVPAAAVLCPSAWVAREQEQRFPRTPAQVVHPGVDPARFPAARTHEPTDAPVLAVLGRLQRWKRVELVLQALPTVLERVPGARLAVLGGATAGLEEDYPDELRALAARLGVADAVDFAGFVDDVPARLAQVDVLVHAAQREPFGLAVVEGMLAGLAVVGADEGGPAEVLRDGVDGVLADVTRPRELGATVASLLADHERRARLGAAARASALERFTDRRTAQRSWDLFSGAARRG; encoded by the coding sequence GTGCCCGCCCGCGCCCCGCGGGTCCTCCACGTCTCCCACAGCGCACAGCCTGGGGGCTCCAACGAGGTCCTGAAGGCCACGCTGCGAGGCCAGCCGGCCGACGCGGCGTCGCGCTGCGTCTTCCTGCAGGACGGGCCGGAGCGCGACCGGGTCCGGGAGCTCGGCGTCCCGGCCGACGTCGTCGAGGCGGGACGGGCGCAGGAGCTGTGGCGGGTCCCGGGGGTCGTCGCGAGGCTGGCCGGTGCCGTCCGCCGGCACCGCGCCGAGCTCGTGGTCGCGCACGTGAGCAAGGCACAGGTCTACGCGGGACCGGCCGCGCGGCTGTGCGGCGTGCCGAGCGTCTGGTGGCAGCACGAGCACCTCGGGCTCGCCCGGCCACTGCAGGCGGCGGCCGGCCGGGTGCCCGCGGCGGCCGTCCTCTGCCCGTCGGCCTGGGTCGCGCGCGAGCAGGAGCAGCGCTTCCCGCGGACACCGGCGCAGGTGGTGCACCCCGGCGTCGACCCGGCGCGCTTCCCGGCTGCGCGGACGCACGAGCCGACGGACGCCCCGGTCCTCGCGGTGCTCGGGCGCCTGCAGCGCTGGAAGCGCGTCGAGCTCGTCCTGCAGGCGCTGCCGACCGTGCTCGAGCGCGTCCCCGGCGCACGGCTCGCAGTCCTCGGCGGGGCGACGGCCGGCCTCGAGGAGGACTACCCCGACGAGCTGCGGGCCCTCGCCGCGCGGCTCGGCGTCGCCGACGCGGTCGACTTCGCCGGGTTCGTCGACGACGTCCCGGCCCGGCTGGCGCAGGTCGACGTCCTCGTCCACGCCGCCCAGCGTGAGCCCTTCGGACTCGCCGTGGTGGAGGGCATGCTCGCCGGCCTCGCGGTCGTCGGCGCCGACGAGGGCGGCCCCGCCGAGGTCCTACGCGACGGGGTCGACGGCGTCCTGGCCGACGTGACCCGCCCGCGGGAGCTCGGGGCGACGGTGGCGAGCCTGCTCGCCGACCACGAGCGCCGAGCCCGGTTGGGAGCGGCGGCCCGCGCCAGCGCGCTCGAGCGCTTCACCGACCGCCGGACCGCCCAGCGCAGCTGGGACCTGTTCAGCGGCGCCGCGCGGCGCGGCTGA
- a CDS encoding polysaccharide biosynthesis tyrosine autokinase: MSDAPRYSNLRDYLRVLRQHRVLITLCVFLFAGAAALYSARQDTEYEAETSVALRDPSADSGNIGSLAPIQDTPEGRAAKVAQEVTTLSMAEEARRRLRTTASATRLLDAVETNVEARTNFVVVTAKARSAQTATNVSLAFAEATKDLVTTRQRDEYRRAARTLRAQNRDLRGGPGTGSRYARDNNIGQINRLESLAKVVQPASIAVRPVASELDPVAPRPLRNTIVGVLLGLTIGLVLAFLRSSLDRRFRRTDEVREELGLPLLGQVRDESLGRSVTGGERPALDESDLEAFRILRANLDFLDIDNPVKTLAVTSALPEEGKSTVTMALAYAYASAGKRVLVLECDLRRPTFAQRLGLNAKPGLTDYLGGHAEPADVLQTVSVEAPSVNGGGPPPPTQIVCITAGTQHPQPFSLLSSQRFASFLKEVREAYDTVLIDTSPLLAVGDTLEIVPQVDGLVLCVRTSRTTRDQARAAKAALSHLPDRPTGVVVTGVRAGEEGDYGYYAYAYGAEAKA; this comes from the coding sequence GTGAGCGACGCGCCGCGCTATTCCAACCTACGTGACTACCTCCGGGTGCTCCGCCAGCACCGGGTGCTCATCACGCTCTGCGTGTTCCTGTTCGCCGGCGCCGCCGCGCTGTACTCGGCGCGCCAGGACACGGAGTACGAGGCCGAGACGTCGGTCGCGCTGCGCGACCCGAGCGCCGACTCGGGGAACATCGGCTCGCTCGCGCCCATCCAGGACACGCCGGAGGGTCGCGCGGCCAAGGTGGCCCAGGAGGTCACGACGCTCAGCATGGCCGAGGAGGCGCGCCGGCGACTGCGCACCACCGCCTCGGCCACCCGCCTGCTCGACGCGGTCGAGACGAACGTCGAGGCGCGCACGAACTTCGTCGTCGTCACGGCCAAGGCGCGCAGCGCGCAGACCGCCACGAACGTCTCGCTGGCCTTCGCCGAGGCGACGAAGGACCTCGTCACGACCCGGCAGCGCGACGAGTACCGCCGCGCCGCCCGGACGCTGCGCGCCCAGAACCGCGACCTGCGCGGCGGCCCGGGGACCGGCTCGCGCTACGCCCGCGACAACAACATCGGCCAGATCAACCGCCTGGAGAGCCTCGCGAAGGTCGTGCAGCCGGCGTCGATCGCCGTCCGGCCGGTGGCGTCGGAGCTCGACCCCGTCGCGCCGCGCCCGCTGCGCAACACGATCGTGGGCGTGCTGCTGGGCCTGACCATCGGCCTGGTGCTCGCGTTCCTGCGCAGCTCGCTGGACCGGCGCTTCCGCCGCACCGACGAGGTGCGCGAGGAGCTCGGCCTGCCGCTGCTCGGGCAGGTCCGCGACGAGTCGCTCGGCCGCTCGGTCACCGGCGGCGAGCGCCCGGCGCTCGACGAGTCCGACCTCGAGGCCTTCCGGATCCTGCGCGCGAACCTCGACTTCCTGGACATCGACAACCCCGTCAAGACGCTCGCCGTCACCAGCGCGCTACCCGAGGAGGGCAAGTCGACGGTGACCATGGCCCTCGCCTACGCCTACGCCTCGGCGGGCAAGCGCGTGCTCGTCCTCGAGTGCGACCTGCGCCGCCCGACGTTCGCCCAGCGCCTGGGCCTCAACGCCAAGCCGGGCCTCACGGACTACCTCGGCGGCCACGCCGAGCCCGCCGACGTCCTGCAGACCGTCTCGGTCGAGGCGCCGTCGGTGAACGGCGGCGGACCTCCCCCGCCTACGCAGATCGTCTGCATCACCGCCGGCACCCAGCACCCGCAGCCGTTCTCCCTGCTGAGCTCCCAGCGGTTCGCGAGCTTCCTCAAGGAGGTCCGCGAGGCCTACGACACGGTGCTCATCGACACCAGCCCGCTGCTGGCCGTCGGCGACACGCTCGAGATCGTCCCGCAGGTCGACGGCCTCGTCCTGTGCGTGCGCACCTCCCGCACGACGCGCGACCAGGCCCGCGCCGCCAAGGCCGCCCTCAGCCACCTGCCGGACCGGCCGACCGGCGTGGTCGTCACCGGCGTCCGGGCCGGCGAAGAGGGCGACTACGGCTACTACGCCTACGCGTACGGCGCCGAAGCCAAGGCGTAG
- a CDS encoding glycosyl hydrolase, with product MAFVVAILVGAWMLGGRSSDRCEGVFDARCNAGAQAPAPDPGGREQPATTPGSLLPPRDEAERSKKPFGFNLGVWATGDDGPDRGVRALKLVGATHYRWSLSWNGTGDTTPEHPVSPEMRTPLGKAHGGVAFHDRVYESVVDAGITPVIVLLDVPRWASTLRECAKGLYAISHPRQCPPNWSGGLHNVDRPFYGQWRAFVAAIAKRYPKAVIEGPNEPDFAWERNQTNAASYTTAVPPERAAEIQCQLFQAVPQDRTVLSSSMSRAYYIQPFLERAKGCYDAFSFHPYPPDARLGAGSTFALLFAGLRSARSATGDSSPIWVTETGVTWVPDDASKPSRQLEEEFADRTRRLYDRLTTMPDVAAVMFHSLRDAPIDIHASPDSAEYHFGFFTRDWQPKLRACSFFVPGTPATGPCPAVPKASKSTKKKAAARCKRVKKRVRRKSDGKLVRRTVLVCPKATTKKAKAKPKRKTAAGRS from the coding sequence ATGGCCTTCGTCGTCGCCATCCTCGTCGGAGCGTGGATGCTCGGCGGTCGATCGTCCGACCGCTGCGAGGGGGTGTTCGACGCCCGCTGCAATGCGGGCGCTCAAGCCCCCGCACCTGATCCTGGGGGCAGGGAGCAGCCGGCCACTACGCCCGGCTCGCTGCTGCCGCCCCGCGACGAGGCAGAGCGCAGCAAGAAGCCCTTCGGCTTCAACCTCGGTGTCTGGGCCACCGGCGACGACGGCCCCGACCGTGGAGTGCGCGCGCTCAAGCTCGTGGGTGCCACCCACTACCGGTGGTCTCTGTCGTGGAACGGCACCGGTGACACGACCCCGGAACATCCCGTCTCGCCCGAGATGCGCACGCCCCTCGGCAAGGCGCACGGTGGCGTCGCGTTCCACGACCGCGTCTACGAGTCGGTGGTCGACGCCGGGATCACCCCGGTGATCGTCCTGCTCGACGTCCCGCGGTGGGCGAGCACCCTGCGCGAGTGTGCGAAGGGGCTCTACGCGATCTCCCACCCGCGGCAGTGCCCGCCCAACTGGTCGGGCGGCCTGCACAACGTCGACCGGCCGTTCTACGGCCAGTGGCGGGCGTTCGTGGCGGCCATCGCCAAGCGGTACCCCAAGGCCGTCATAGAGGGGCCCAACGAGCCCGACTTCGCTTGGGAGCGCAACCAGACCAACGCGGCGTCGTACACGACCGCAGTGCCGCCGGAGCGGGCCGCGGAGATCCAGTGCCAGCTGTTCCAGGCGGTGCCTCAGGACCGGACGGTGCTCTCGTCGAGCATGTCGCGGGCCTACTACATCCAGCCGTTCCTGGAGCGGGCGAAGGGCTGCTACGACGCCTTCTCGTTCCACCCGTATCCGCCGGACGCCCGGCTCGGAGCCGGCAGCACGTTCGCGCTGTTGTTCGCGGGCCTGCGCTCGGCGCGCTCCGCCACCGGGGACTCCTCGCCCATATGGGTGACCGAGACGGGCGTGACCTGGGTCCCGGACGACGCCTCGAAGCCGTCCCGCCAGCTCGAGGAGGAGTTCGCCGACCGTACGCGGCGCCTCTATGACCGGCTGACGACCATGCCGGACGTGGCGGCGGTGATGTTCCACTCGCTGCGCGACGCGCCGATCGACATCCACGCGAGCCCGGACTCGGCCGAGTACCACTTCGGCTTCTTCACCCGCGACTGGCAGCCCAAGCTGCGCGCGTGCAGCTTCTTCGTCCCCGGCACGCCGGCGACCGGGCCCTGTCCCGCGGTGCCCAAGGCGAGCAAGAGCACCAAGAAGAAGGCTGCGGCGCGGTGCAAGCGCGTCAAGAAGCGAGTGCGGCGCAAGAGCGACGGCAAGCTCGTGCGGCGCACGGTGCTGGTCTGCCCGAAGGCCACGACCAAGAAGGCGAAGGCCAAGCCGAAGCGCAAGACGGCGGCCGGCCGCTCGTAG